Proteins from a genomic interval of Flammeovirgaceae bacterium SG7u.111:
- a CDS encoding phage integrase N-terminal SAM-like domain-containing protein codes for MERGHRFTIFDTFKGVAWIDGGDVFRTFKRNGTDKKQGKPDEKVKPRTYPLTLECPKEYTDTLTRRRYSPNTIKSYVPLFTEFINFYPNKNFKEIEEEDIQAYMLYLAKERKVSVSYQNQAVNAIKFYYEQVLGRKREFYDLERPQKDFVLPKVLGEQEVAKMIEVTKNLKHRAIMSLLYAGGLRRSEALNLQMQDIHSDRGLILIRGGKGNKDRTTLLSPKLLVLLRKYYLQYKPKKWLFEGEKGGQYTGSSIQKKWIGPQRKQG; via the coding sequence TTGGAGCGAGGCCATCGTTTTACAATATTCGACACCTTCAAGGGAGTAGCTTGGATAGACGGTGGGGACGTGTTCCGAACATTCAAAAGAAATGGCACTGATAAAAAACAGGGTAAACCTGATGAAAAAGTCAAGCCCCGCACTTATCCCCTTACCTTGGAGTGCCCAAAAGAATATACCGATACATTGACCAGAAGGCGTTATAGCCCAAACACAATCAAGTCTTATGTCCCTCTTTTTACCGAGTTTATCAATTTCTATCCTAACAAAAATTTCAAGGAGATAGAAGAAGAGGACATACAAGCATATATGCTTTACCTCGCAAAAGAAAGGAAGGTATCTGTTTCTTATCAGAACCAAGCGGTCAATGCCATAAAGTTTTATTATGAGCAAGTATTGGGTAGGAAAAGGGAGTTTTACGACCTCGAACGCCCCCAAAAGGACTTTGTGCTGCCCAAGGTACTTGGAGAACAAGAGGTAGCAAAAATGATAGAAGTAACCAAGAACCTGAAGCACCGTGCAATAATGAGCCTTCTTTACGCAGGGGGGCTGCGGAGGTCAGAGGCACTCAACCTCCAAATGCAAGATATCCATTCGGATAGGGGGCTTATACTGATAAGAGGCGGGAAAGGCAATAAAGACCGCACAACCTTGCTCTCCCCAAAACTCTTGGTCTTGTTGCGAAAGTATTACCTTCAATACAAACCGAAAAAATGGCTGTTTGAGGGAGAAAAAGGAGGGCAATATACAGGTTCCAGCATCCAGAAAAAGTGGATAGGGCCGCAAAGAAAGCAGGGATAG
- a CDS encoding helix-turn-helix transcriptional regulator, which yields MKGTYLGEFEEIVLLTVGVLYDEAYGPSIKKEVEERTGRKVNLSAIHATLNRLDEKGFLSSRLGEATAKRGGKRKKYFAVTKLGVKALEEAKNLRESLWVSIPKIALQGGE from the coding sequence ATGAAAGGAACATATTTAGGAGAATTTGAAGAAATTGTTTTACTCACGGTAGGGGTATTGTACGATGAAGCATATGGTCCTTCTATAAAGAAGGAAGTGGAGGAAAGAACAGGGAGGAAAGTCAATTTGAGTGCTATCCACGCTACGTTGAACCGTCTCGATGAAAAGGGGTTTCTGAGTTCCCGATTAGGTGAAGCTACTGCCAAGAGAGGAGGGAAGCGAAAGAAGTACTTTGCCGTGACGAAACTTGGAGTTAAGGCACTGGAAGAAGCAAAAAACCTAAGGGAATCATTGTGGGTATCTATTCCCAAGATAGCATTACAAGGAGGGGAGTAA
- a CDS encoding FtsX-like permease family protein: MYYYKSMEDPKDIHPPKFAQRFLQWFCSDAYLESVEGDLYEEFLDNAEEKGLRKAQRIYIKTVFLSFRLYQIRKPQNKTFITMAMLLNYFKIAYRSLLKHKSYSIINVFGLSFGIACFLIISLYIKDELAFDKLHLEHEYIYRVTETLVNEKGEKHQPSVAFQASQRLLTEFPEVQRGITLFNNGRTLASNPDNQYSTYLELNYTTPAFFEIFDFKLLSGDRQNLLKKPQAIVLDEKTAIQLFGSTDVVGKTVHSDRTKHPYKVTGVMENFPKNSHLQLNSLISFATLEEERFFKEFAPVDWTSNYFASYVLLNRNANSTHVEEGLNSLAQANREASSLKRSYHLQPLDDIHFGSAHYENDYSFNPNDINYMYIMQVAGVLILLIAAFNYMNLATARSMARSKEIGIRKVAGAFRSSIVIQFLVESILMTSICVFVASGIVNLVLPYFNYFTGKEISINPIEHIWVIPSLFLLTLVMGIISGLYPAVFLSRFQAATVLKSAGNKVNANMGLRRVLVTFQFVVSIILSVATLVTYLQMQYIDKKDLGFNKELMLVADINSGVVRRDFQTLKNEYAKIPGVKSVSVSSRVPGEWKRIPKTLLTNEVQTKEQGNEMFFLGVDEDFVSTFDVKLQSGMNFEGNTNDSTRVLINEIAAKLLGISNAEGQLVKMHYSNFGGNIDQFDEPLEVTVVGIVKDFHYRSLHEDIAPLVLAYRNNPIHSIDYFTMQINGSNIARTLDSIEEVLQSVDPQHIFEFHFLDEQLALFYESDERRSLIFTVSASISVAIACLGLIALVSFSTRQKQKEIGIRKVHGASVWSITYMLSKEFFVLILIALLISAPLAWYGMGNWLNTFAYHISMSPLYILATGLFMMILTLLSVGFQSLKAANKNPVDTLRSE; this comes from the coding sequence ATGTACTACTATAAATCTATGGAAGATCCTAAAGATATACATCCACCAAAGTTCGCCCAACGGTTTTTGCAGTGGTTTTGCTCCGATGCTTACCTTGAGTCGGTAGAAGGTGATCTGTACGAAGAGTTTTTAGACAATGCAGAAGAAAAAGGGCTGCGAAAAGCTCAGCGTATTTACATAAAAACTGTCTTTCTTTCCTTCCGATTGTATCAAATTAGAAAACCTCAAAACAAAACATTTATCACTATGGCTATGCTGCTCAATTACTTCAAAATAGCTTATAGAAGCTTGTTGAAGCATAAATCGTATTCTATAATCAATGTGTTTGGCTTGTCTTTTGGCATTGCTTGTTTTCTGATTATCAGCTTGTACATAAAAGATGAACTGGCGTTCGATAAACTTCATTTGGAACATGAGTATATTTATAGGGTAACGGAAACGTTGGTAAATGAAAAGGGGGAAAAGCATCAGCCATCTGTAGCTTTTCAAGCCTCACAACGGTTGCTTACCGAATTTCCCGAAGTTCAAAGAGGCATTACCTTGTTCAATAATGGAAGGACATTGGCTTCTAATCCAGACAATCAGTACAGTACTTACCTAGAGCTCAATTATACCACACCTGCCTTTTTTGAGATCTTTGATTTTAAGTTGCTCAGTGGAGATAGGCAAAACCTACTGAAGAAACCTCAGGCGATTGTATTGGATGAAAAAACAGCTATTCAGCTTTTTGGCAGTACCGATGTGGTGGGGAAAACAGTGCATTCCGACCGGACCAAGCATCCTTACAAGGTAACAGGAGTAATGGAAAACTTTCCGAAGAACTCGCATTTGCAGCTGAATTCTCTGATTTCCTTTGCAACCCTAGAAGAAGAACGGTTTTTTAAGGAGTTTGCCCCTGTCGATTGGACTTCTAATTACTTTGCTAGCTACGTATTGCTCAATAGAAATGCAAATTCAACCCATGTGGAAGAAGGCTTGAATAGCTTGGCTCAAGCGAATAGGGAAGCATCTTCTTTAAAAAGATCGTATCACCTGCAACCGCTCGATGATATCCATTTTGGTTCGGCACATTACGAAAACGATTATAGCTTTAACCCGAACGATATCAATTACATGTACATCATGCAAGTGGCTGGGGTACTCATTTTGTTGATTGCTGCTTTTAATTATATGAACCTCGCCACGGCAAGGTCGATGGCAAGGAGCAAGGAGATCGGGATCAGAAAAGTTGCCGGGGCATTTCGGTCGAGCATTGTCATCCAGTTTTTAGTAGAGTCAATTTTAATGACCAGCATTTGTGTTTTTGTTGCATCAGGGATTGTTAACCTTGTGTTGCCCTATTTCAATTACTTTACAGGCAAAGAAATCAGCATCAATCCAATAGAGCATATTTGGGTGATTCCCTCCCTTTTTCTGCTCACCCTAGTCATGGGGATTATTTCGGGGTTGTATCCTGCTGTGTTCCTCTCTAGGTTTCAGGCTGCTACGGTGCTGAAGTCTGCTGGGAATAAAGTCAATGCCAACATGGGACTAAGAAGGGTGCTGGTCACTTTTCAGTTTGTGGTATCCATTATCTTGTCGGTCGCTACGTTGGTGACCTACCTTCAGATGCAGTACATCGACAAGAAAGATCTTGGGTTTAACAAAGAATTGATGCTGGTGGCAGATATCAATAGCGGGGTAGTGCGAAGGGATTTTCAAACCTTGAAAAATGAATATGCTAAAATTCCTGGGGTGAAAAGTGTATCGGTAAGTTCAAGGGTACCGGGGGAATGGAAAAGGATTCCAAAAACGTTGCTTACGAATGAGGTGCAAACAAAGGAACAAGGAAACGAAATGTTTTTTTTGGGAGTAGATGAGGATTTTGTTTCTACGTTCGATGTGAAGCTGCAAAGTGGAATGAACTTCGAGGGGAATACGAATGATTCTACCCGTGTGCTCATCAATGAAATAGCTGCTAAGTTGCTAGGAATTAGCAATGCGGAGGGGCAATTGGTAAAAATGCACTATAGCAATTTCGGAGGAAATATCGACCAGTTTGATGAACCGCTAGAAGTAACGGTTGTAGGGATTGTCAAAGATTTCCACTATCGATCGCTTCACGAAGACATTGCTCCGCTTGTGCTTGCCTATAGAAACAACCCCATCCATTCTATTGATTATTTTACCATGCAGATAAATGGAAGCAATATTGCCCGAACGCTCGACTCCATAGAAGAAGTGCTGCAAAGTGTAGACCCGCAGCATATATTCGAGTTTCACTTTTTAGATGAGCAGCTTGCGTTGTTTTATGAAAGTGATGAACGGAGAAGCCTGATCTTCACAGTTTCGGCGAGCATATCTGTAGCCATTGCCTGCTTGGGCCTGATTGCTCTAGTCTCTTTCTCTACAAGACAAAAGCAAAAGGAAATTGGCATACGCAAAGTACACGGGGCAAGTGTTTGGTCTATAACCTATATGCTCAGCAAGGAGTTTTTTGTGTTGATATTGATTGCCCTACTCATTTCTGCCCCATTGGCTTGGTACGGCATGGGGAATTGGTTGAACACATTTGCCTACCACATTTCTATGTCGCCTTTGTACATCTTGGCAACTGGGCTGTTCATGATGATACTAACGCTACTTTCTGTTGGTTTTCAGTCACTCAAAGCTGCCAATAAAAACCCGGTAGATACACTTAGGAGTGAGTAG